The following coding sequences lie in one Panicum virgatum strain AP13 chromosome 6N, P.virgatum_v5, whole genome shotgun sequence genomic window:
- the LOC120678130 gene encoding dynamin-2A-like, which yields MEELAELADATLQGAALLADDDPSAADRPTPRRGSSFLTAVAIGNVGAGKSAVLNGLIGHPVLPTGENGATRAPICVELQRDASLSNKAIVLQIEGKSQQVSASSLRHSLQDRLSKAGSSGKGRSDEINMKLCTSTAPALKLIDLPGIDQRSMDESMIGNYAAHNDAILLIIIPALQAPDVASSRALRIARELDSEGTRTIGVLSKIDQAAGEQKALGAVRALLVNQGPRTAADIQWVATIGHSVPTASVQSEVGSETSPEACWQAEVKSLISILGGAPQSKLGRVALVDSLAKQIKTRINVRLPNLLNGLQGKSQIVQEELAKLGEQMAQGSEGRKAIALGLCREFEDKFLEHIAGGEGAGWKVVASFEGKFPTRIKQLPLDKHFDMKNVKRIVLEADGYQPYLISPEKGLRSLIKGLLELAKEPSILLVDEVHRVLLDIVSSAANVTPGLGRYPPFKREVIAIASAALDGFKNEARKMVVALVDMERAFVPPQHFIRLVQRRMERQHQEDELKSRSTRKGQDSDKKKDTSPQKISNQSEMKQSSNIQVLGPAGEIIAGFLLKKRAKANDWSKRWFVLNEKSGKLGYTKKQEERHFRGVINLEDCNLEDILDDEDPPRSSKDAKKANMLDTGKDGSLMFKITHKVAYKNVLKAHNAVILKAESMSDKTEWVTKIQSIVDPKGLSAKRPNPSEGGAPMKQSHSDGSLDTMLKKPINPEEELRWISQEVRGYVEAVLNSLAANVPKAVVLCQVEKAKEDMLNHLYTSISTQSAAKIEELIQEDHNVKRKREKFQLQSSLLSKVTRLLSLHGNRSANASWSNDSAGSESSPRDSGHSGDEWKSAFEAGFTTSSAGATTSRRMPSRGPPLPPNGS from the exons ATGGAGGAACTCGCGGAGCTCGCCGACGCGACGCTGCAGGGCGCCGCGCTGCTCGCGGACGacgacccctccgccgccgaccgcccgaCCCCCCGCCGGGGCTCGTCCTTCCTCACCGCCGTCGCGATCGGCAACGTC GGCGCGGGCAAATCGGCGGTGCTCAACGGCTTGATCGGCCATCCCGTGCTC CCTACCGGGGAGAATGGCGCGACAAGGGCGCCGATCTGCGTCGAGCTGCAGCGGGATGCATCACTAAGCAACAAGGCCATCGTTCTGCAGATCGAGGGCAAGTCACAGCAGGTCTCCGCGA GTTCCCTCAGGCACTCGTTGCAAGACAGGTTGAGTAAGGCTGGTAGCTCTGGCAAGGGGCGATCGGATGAGATCAATATGAAATTGTGCACCAGCACAG CCCCTGCATTAAAATTAATAGACTTACCTGGCATCGATCAACGGAgcatggacgagtcaatg ATTGGTAACTATGCAGCACATAATGATGCAATTTTGCTAATTATCATTCCTGCTCTACAAGCACCTGATGTGGCATCTTCCCGAGCTCTAAGGATTGCTAGGGAATTGGATTCAGAAG GTACTAGAACCATTGGTGTCTTAAGCAAAATTGATCAGGCTGCTGGAGAACAGAAAGCCCTGGGTGCTGTTCGGGCCTTGCTTGTAAATCAAGGTCCTAGAACTGCAGCAGACATTCAGTGGGTAGCTACAATTGGACATTCTGTTCCTACTGCCTCTGTTCAGTCTGAAGTAGGTTCTGAGACCTCACCAGAAGCTTGTTGGCAAGCAGAAGTTAAAAGCCTTATATCTATACTTGGCGGAGCTCCCCAAAGTAAGCTTGGTCGAGTAGCTTTAGTTGATTCACTTGCTAAGCAGATAAAGACACGGATAAACGTTAGGCTGCCAAATCTCTTGAATGG TCTTCAAGGGAAGTCTCAAATTGTCCAAGAGGAATTAGCAAAACTTGGAGAACAGATGGCCCAAGGTTCTGAAGGAAGAAAGGCAATTGCTTTAGGACTTTGTCGAGAATTTGAGGATAAGTTTCTTGAACATATTGCTGGGGGTGAG GGTGCGGGTTGGAAAGTTGTTGCAAGTTTTGAGGGAAAATTTCCAACTAGGATCAAACAACTTCCCCTGGACAAGCATTTTGATATGAAAAATGTCAAAAGG ATTGTTCTGGAGGCTGATGGTTATCAGCCATACCTGATATCACCTGAAAAAGGTTTAAGGTCTCTCATAAAAGGGCTTCTAGAGTTAGCAAAGGAACCATCGATACTTCTTGTCGATGAG GTTCACCGTGTATTGCTAGACATAGTATCGTCTGCTGCAAATGTAACTCCAGGACTTGGTAGATATCCTCCATTTAAGCGGGAG GTAATTGCAATTGCATCTGCTGCTTTAGATGGTTTCAAGAATGAGGCACGAAAGATGGTCGTTGCACTAGTTGATATGGAGCGGGCATTCGTACCTCCCCAACATTTTATCCGCTTAGTGCAGAGGAG AATGGAAAGGCAACATCAAGAGGACGAGCTAAAGAGTCGCTCTACAAGGAAGGGTCAAGATTCAGACAAAAAGAAA GATACAAGCCCACAGAAAATTTCAAATCAAAGCGAGATGAAACAGTCATCAAATATACAAGTTCTAGGTCCTGCAGGAGAAATTATTGCTG GTTTCTTACTCAAAAAACGTGCAAAAGCAAACGATTGGAGCAAGCGGTGGTTTGTTCTAAATGAGAAAAGTGGAAAG CTTGGATACACCAAAAAACAAGAAGAGAGACATTTCCGGGGTGTCATAAATTTGGag GATTGTAATCTTGAGGATATTTTAGATGACGAAGATCCTCCAAGAAGTTCTAAAGATGCTAAAAAGGCAAATATGCTAGATACTGGAAAGGATGGTAGTCTTATGTTCAAGATTACTCACAAGGTTGCTTATAAAAATGTTTTGAAAG CTCACAATGCTGTTATACTGAAGGCTGAAAGTATGAGTGATAAAACTGAATGGGTCACTAAGATTCAAAGCATTGTTGATCCGAAAGGGCTTTCTGCAAAGAGACCAAACCCTTCAGAAGGTGGTGCCCCAATGAAGCAAAGCCATTCAGATGGTTCTCTA GATACGATGCTTAAGAAACCCATAAACCCTGAAGAAGAGCTTAGATGGATATCTCAGGAAGTCCGTGGATATGTGGAAGCAGTCCTCAACAGTCTTGCAGCAAATGTCCCCA AGGCTGTGGTTCTTTGCCAAGTTGAGAAAGCAAAGGAAGATATGCTTAATCATTTATATACCTCCATAAG CACGCAAAGCGCAGCCAAGATTGAAGAATTAATCCAGGAGGACCATAATGTGAAGCGCAAGCGTGAAAAATTCCAGTTGCAGTCATCCCTTCTTTCCAAGGTCACTCGCCTGCTCAGCTTACATGGTAATCGATCAGCCAATGCTAGTTGGTCAAACGATTCTGCAGGATCAG AGAGTAGTCCAAGGGACAGTGGACACTCTGGTGATGAATGGAAGTCCGCATTCGAAGCTGGATTCACCACTTCATCAGCAGGAGCAACCACCAGCCGGCGTATGCCCAGTCGAGGGCCGCCACTACCACCCAATGGTAGCTGA